TGGTGATgaatagaatataaaaattcaattaaaaataattcaattaaagccTCAAAGTAGTGCTTATTATACGCCCGATAACTACAAATGTAGTATCgttgtcaaaaaataattacaatgaaatatatttttaggaaGTATTTCAAAGAACAAAtccacaaaaaaaataaagtgtgTGAATGGCTTCACATAATTGACTCGACTCACTAATTAACTActttactaatataagttaaaaGACAATAAAACAAGTAAATACGAAGAGCCTGTACAATAAATGTAAGGGcagtaaatgaaataaaaaaaatgttattttacttattcaaCCTCAATTCACAGATATAGTGTTTAAGGATCACCTTCGACTAATggcaattaataatttatgtcgAATTAATCCTAATTTAGAATCAATGACACATATGTACCTTCAAATTTAGGCAAAGTGCTTGAAAAGCACAAGTGTCACTATTGCACCTTCCCTGAAGCCTCCAAGTGGTCGCAATTGGCTATCATGGTCGTCAATTGGAGGTTGTTACTTGAACCAATCTTTCGTAACCTCCTACTAAATCATTAGTGTAGCGCAGGTGGTTGACTCTCAACCCATTTTCCTATAGAATTTTCGCTAACCTATCTATTACCCAGAATTAACAACACACACAatcaaaagaattaaattgtagccatctttttaaaaattatattttaatcctaATTCGATTATAGATCTCCAAccacataaataatttaactcattttgATTTGCCAGcaacataaaaatatgaaaattaaatattaaataaatccCCAATGAGTTACTCCAATCCACAAGCAAATTGATAGTTAAATAATTCTCCAAAAGTATTGCTTTATACAATGCCTTTTTAGGCAATTTCACGAGCAAACTGAAAAGACCCCTCTACCCccttaaaacaaaacataaaataaaagcagaATTTTGGGGCCAGGCTGCGGCGCCAATATCCCACGCCGCCGCTTCGAGAGGGCATTTCCACTCTTCTATTTTTCAGCTTTTCCCTTGCTCCACTATTTTGGTATCTGTTTTGTTTTACTCGAATTCACTCCAATACCTACATAATACAttgtgaaaaattattaaataaaaagcatataaaaatacaaaaaaataacttaaaaacactaaaaataaacaaaagactCATTTTACAACTAAAAAGCATATCTTAACGTTCACATTTTCACTTACATATCTTTTAGTGAATTACAAAAGTAGGACTAAACCTTAACAACAACACGACTTGGACCCAAATTATACCTGGAGCGATGAACAATCTGACCATCAAAATAATACACTGAGTTCACATTTTCacttacattttatatttaatacactgttatgattatataaataatattttgattaatccAAAAAACTATCTTAAAATGAATAAAGGAAagtatgaaataatattaattagttgAATGGGTTAGAAACTCTTTCTCAATTGTCTCATATGCGGCTAGAAAATTGCCATAAGCACCAAGAAGTGGATTGATTGGAATTTCAATtaatagtattaaatttatataaatcacATGCGTATGCcaagttttctattttccttcttGGGTCcgcttcaaatttttatatcttgaataatgaatatctcattgaaaactattttattatGCCATATGATTATACATATAAAGTAGTTCAAAAAGTGGCCAATCAATGTTTGGAAAAGCAAAAGTTTAAAGTACCAATAGTAGATAAAGGTAATCTGGATTATATCAGTATTAAACAAGTGTTCGATAAAAGTTTAACCGTTATTCTATACAAATCGGCATGAAAATCAAAAATGTTATTGTGATAAACCTAATTCATAGACCATTTGTAAGACTcaaaagatttaattataaagtttaACCATTGCTGTATACAAATCGACatgaaaaccaaaaattttattttattttatttttaaaaaataaaaataatggaagGTGTGTTTGAAATGCAAACACAACTTGTAATGTACATGCTAAGACCTACCTATAAATAAGCAATGCCTATTCTTTGAAATTCACATACTAAGACAAAGTCTCCAATAAACAACTATCTTAGTGAGTTTTATTCTGCTTCTGGTTTTCCAATTCAATGGAAAGTTCAGTTGTTGTTCCATGGTTGGTTTTAGGGGTTTTGATGGCAATTTCAAGCACTCAAGTTGAAGCAGCCGCCAGGGCTTTTTTCGTATTTGGTGATTCACTGGTTGATAATGGCAATAACAATTACCTTGCCACCACTGCTCGAGCTGACTCACCTCCTTATGGCATTGACACTCCTAGTCGTCATCCCACAGGCCGTTTCTCCAATGGCAAAAACATTCCTGATTTCATCAGTACTTAAcccttctcttctttttctgcACTCCCTTGTTCTAGTTTTATGCTACTTGggtttttcattcttcttgaaaGTATTTATATTCATTCATATCCTATCCGAATCTGGATAGCATATTGTGGTATCATGTCAAGTGAAATGAGttaatgtgtgtgtgtgtatatcaGGTGATGCACTTGGATCAGAGCCAACATTACCATATTTGAGTCCAGAACTCAAGGGAGATAAGCTACTTGTTGGTGCCAACTTTGCTTCTGCTGGTATTGGAATCCTCGATGACACTGGAATCCAATTTGTATGTCCTCAAATTTCTTTCTCCTTAATCCTCTCATTCTCTAATCCTTTTACAGTTTATGTCTATACTACTTTCTGAGTGTCGGTATGTATCCGACATGTCCGTGTCATAtccatgtatgtatatatatttataaaataaataaatagagttgAGCAACAGAGATTCACCTTGACTAATTCTGTCTTGAAATAAATGATAACAATGGCAGATGAACATTATAAGAATGTTCAAACAATTCCTATACTTTGAAGAATACCAAAACAAGTTGGCTGACCTTGTGGGAAAAGATGAAGCACAAAGGATTGTAAGCGAAGCACTTGTCCTCATCACTGTCGGCGGCAATGATTTCGTCAACAACTACTTCTTAGTGCCTTTTTCAGCAAGATCTCGCCAATTCAACCTTCCAGATTATGTTAGATATCTCATCTCCGAGTACAGAAAACTTCTAATGGTAACATTTATTccctttgttttaaatttgtcacattcaattatttaaatttcgaTCACATCGTGTTTGTCATAACCTGATGAAACAAACTATGTTGCAGAGACTGTATGATCTAGGAGCCCGAAAGGTTCTTGTGACGGGGACTGGACCGTTAGGGTGTGTTCCGGCTGAACTAGCAATGAGAAGCCCAAGTGGTCAATGTGCAACGGAGCTGCAACAAGCGGCCGCATTATATAACCCACAACTGGTGGAAATGGTCAATGGAC
The nucleotide sequence above comes from Gossypium raimondii isolate GPD5lz chromosome 13, ASM2569854v1, whole genome shotgun sequence. Encoded proteins:
- the LOC105784276 gene encoding GDSL esterase/lipase At5g18430 — encoded protein: MESSVVVPWLVLGVLMAISSTQVEAAARAFFVFGDSLVDNGNNNYLATTARADSPPYGIDTPSRHPTGRFSNGKNIPDFISDALGSEPTLPYLSPELKGDKLLVGANFASAGIGILDDTGIQFMNIIRMFKQFLYFEEYQNKLADLVGKDEAQRIVSEALVLITVGGNDFVNNYFLVPFSARSRQFNLPDYVRYLISEYRKLLMRLYDLGARKVLVTGTGPLGCVPAELAMRSPSGQCATELQQAAALYNPQLVEMVNGLNSQLGANIFIAANTQQQTSDFISNPGAYGFTTSKIACCGQGPYNGLGLCNQLSNLCSNRNEYVFWDSFHPSERANGIIVDMILNGSTNYMNPMNLNAFLALDTKTKT